In Fusarium oxysporum f. sp. lycopersici 4287 chromosome 4, whole genome shotgun sequence, a genomic segment contains:
- a CDS encoding kinesin family member 22, whose amino-acid sequence MSVRVVSRIRPLLEKERECDIIVRADTADSGKPNTVVKIPNPKNEAEEFSFAFNGVYDRSTTQEELFTAEVAPHVKSLFQGYDVTIFAYGVTGTGKTHTMRGGMKLADRGVIPRMLSNVFRRGKKIMKDSRGETDVQVLLSYYEIYNDKVFDLLEPPEKRTPTGLPLRAEANGKTIVVGLSERACEDLKDFEKLYIEANNNRVTAATKLNAHSSRSHAILRVKLIQTTSEMVRESTASAIDLAGSEDNRRTDNGKERLVESAAINKSLFVLSQCIDAIGRGDKRIPYRESKMTRILSLGQNNGITVMILNLSPLRSYHLDTLSSLNVSSRAKRIEVREIENEIVYKQVPRANSGLTGSNVQRQPLRPLANLTNVHNGNVAAKAADKAADANKPVKAFSVYTDKSKPAAPVSRPLASSNIARRVNPVKRPSENDAAMRPSKISRPAAPASVTVSAAQIEAMVEKKVSEILAARVAAEKESQPPPTVQPEISDAVQRRLEALERRIDSDEWRDDSKSEGLRFLLAARQHKERGEDEIALKMYERALPYFPGQAKLLNKIERLRSRLNGNAPAPSPRRETPRSERKKRRLVYDDADGDYETAEADVDEEEFAHRASKPKSRKLKVKALATKSILSGDDESPASPRTQHLLDIVNSRDLDQIRSLVGFGAKKARDLVDYLELVNDDEAGGRIDSLAQLRTVPGMGSRTVERAYDGLIV is encoded by the exons ATGAGTGTGAGAGTGGTCTCCAGGATAAGACCGCTGCTCGAAAAGGAGCGCGAATGTGACATTATCGTTCGAGCCGATACCGCCGATTCTGGCAAGCCAAACACGGTCGTCAAGATTCCCAACCCCAAAAACGAGGCTGAGGAGTTCTCATTCGCGTTTAATGGCGTGTACGACCGATCTACGACTCAAGAGGAATTGTTTACTGCTGAAG TGGCGCCGCACGTCAAGTCTCTCTTCCAGGGATACGATGTCACAATATTCGCCTATGGTGTCACCGGTACCGGTAAAACACACACGATGCGAGGCGGTATGAAGCTGGCAGACCGCGGGGTGATTCCTCGGATGCTCAGCAACGTCTTTCGAagaggcaagaagatcatgaaggATTCTCGCGGTGAGACGGATGTGCAGGTTTTGCTGTCCTACTACGAGATCTATAACGACAAGGTCTTTGATCTCCTCGAGCCACCCGAGAAGCGAACGCCAACCGGTCTACCACTACGAGCTGAGGCCAATGGCAAGACTATCGTTGTCGGTCTGTCAGAAAGAGCTTGCGAAGACCTCAAGGATTTTGAGAAGCTGTATATCgaagccaacaacaaccgTGTCACGGCAGCTACCAAGCTCAATGCCCACAGTAGCCGCAGCCATGCTATCCTACGAGTCAAGCTGATCCAAACCACTTCGGAGATGGTCAGGGAGAGCACAGCATCCGCCATTGACTTGGCCGGATCTGAGGACAACCGCCGAACTGACAACGGGAAGGAGAGGTTGGTGGAATCGGCGGCCATCAACAAGAGTCTCTTTGTCCTGAGCCAGTGTATCGATGCTATCGGCCGTGGTGACAAGAGAATACCCTACCGGGAGTCCAAGATGACACGGATTCTGTCACTGGGTCAGAACAATGGAATCACTGTCATGATCTTGAATCTGTCCCCTCTGCGAAGTTATCACCTCGACACCCTCAGCAGTCTCAACGTCAGCTCTCGAGCGAAAAGGATTGAGGTTAGGGAGATTGAGAATGAGATTGTGTACAAGCAAGTTCCTAGGGCAAACTCGGGTCTCACAGGTTCCAATGTCCAGCGTCAGCCTCTTCGACCACTAGCCAATCTCACCAATGTGCACAACGGTAATGTTGCTGCCAAAGCCGCTGACAAGGCTGCTGATGCCAATAAGCCCGTCAAGGCCTTCAGCGTCTACACTGACAAGTCCAAGCCAGCAGCACCTGTCAGCCGTCCCCTAGCGAGCTCCAATATCGCCCGTCGAGTCAATCCCGTCAAGCGGCCGTCTGAAAATGATGCCGCTATGAGACCCAGTAAGATCTCAAGACCTGCAGCTCCAGCATCTGTTACGGTTTCCGCTGCTCAAATTGAGGCcatggttgagaagaaggtcagCGAGATCCTTGCTGCTCGAGTTGCAGCTGAAAAAGAATCTCAGCCACCACCAACGGTCCAACCTGAAATCAGTGATGCTGTGCAAAGGCGATTGGAGGCTCTTGAGCGGCGGATTGACAGCGATGAATGGCGAGATGATTCCAAGTCGGAGGGTTTGAGGTTCCTCCTGGCTGCTCGCCAACACAAGGAGCGCGGCGAGGATGAGATCGCGCTTAAGATGTACGAGAGAGCTCTGCCCTACTTTCCTGGACAAGCAAAGCTGCTCAACAAAATTGAGAGACTACGATCGCGGTTGAACGGAAACGCTCCCGCTCCTTCTCCTCGCCGGGAAACTCCTCGTTCGGAGCGCAAGAAGCGAAGGCTCGTCTACGATGATGCGGACGGCGATTATGAGACTGCCGAGGCAGacgttgatgaggaagagtTCGCTCACCGTGCCTCAAAGCCCAAGTCTCGAaagctcaaggtcaaggctcttgccaccaagtccatTCTTTCGGGTGACGATGAGTCTCCCGCATCGCCCCGAactcagcatcttctcgatATTGTCAACTCACGCGACCTCGATCAGATTCGAAGCCTAGTCGGCTTCGGTGCAAAGAAAGCCCGTGACCTGGTTGActatcttgagcttgtcaacgATGACGAGGCTGGTGGCCGTATCGACAGTCTTGCTCAGCTGAGGACTGTTCCAGGCATGGGAAGCCGAACCGTGGAGAGAGCTTATGACGGACTTATTGTTTGA
- a CDS encoding altered inheritance-mitochondria protein 24, mitochondrial, producing MRGQLPLTRAARGLRLRALPSYTCTQCRSIQISAAPSTEAPKVGADAFGALETRDPADARFEVLGSPYSLLSVTLSASQKLYTRRGTLVAVAGKPENAQSTLSILNPTTRAFLGVPFLYQRISATTPITALISTKSPTTTFTVLHLDGTTDWMISQRNALLAWTGHTLAPSARIQSSLTLAHWGNTLLTGRGLAALSAPGQIYELTLKEGEEFVAHPGSVVAYSISRYPPQPFRFKSNSLRLQVPSLSRWISEPEWVKTVRNSEVWKYLVRALYSMRTATRRTIWGDRLFLQFHGPTKILMSSRGVRASDVLTNKQVNEIADAQPGVLAEALDLKNKPKLTDGAETKPAPVKAVEPEVEDKSVTGIHVATVEKDGKVKFEDNKDLKEFIR from the exons ATGCGAGGCCAATTGCCCTTAACGAGAGCGGCGCGGGGACTACGGCTGCGGGCATTACCTTCGTATACTTGCACTCAGTGCAGGAGTATTCAGATCAGCGCTGCGCCGAGCACTGAAGCGCCAAAGGTTGGAGCTGATGCCTTTGGAGCTCTCGAGACAAGGGATCCTGCGG ATGCTCGATTCGAGGTTCTCGGCTCACCATATTCGCTCCTTTCTGTGACGTTGTCGGCATCGCAGAAGCTCTATACTCGGAGGGGTACCTTGGTTGCTGTAGCCGGCAAGCCTGAAAAT GCCCAGTCCACACTCTCGATCCTTAACCCGACCACACGAGCCTTTCTCGGCGTACCCTTTCTTTACCAGCGCATCTCAGCCACGACACCCATCACAGCCTTGATATCGACGAAATCACCTACAACCACTTTTACAGTTCTCCACCTTGACGGAACGACAGATTGGATGATCTCACAGAGGAATGCACTGTTGGCTTGGACAGGACACACTCTTGCGCCCTCGGCGCGCATTCAGAGCAGCCTCACACTAGCCCATTGGGGCAACACACTTCTAACAGGACGAGGTCTCGCTGCTCTATCAGCACCAGGGCAAATCTACGAGCTCACTCTcaaagagggagaggagtTTGTCGCGCATCCCGGAAGTGTTGTCGCCTATTCGATCAGCCGATATCCGCCACAGCCTTTCCGCTTTAAGAGCAACAGCCTACGACTCCAGGTGCCCTCGCTATCGAGATGGATCTCAGAGCCTGAATGGGTGAAGACTGTGCGTAACTCGGAGGTATGGAAGTACCTGGTAAGAGCTCTCTATAGCATGCGAACAGCTACTCGACGAACCATCTGGGGTGATCGCCTTTTCCTCCAATTTCATGGTCCCACGAAGATCCTCATGTCTAGCCGAGGAGTGCGCGCTTCAGACGTTCTCACTAACAAGCAAGTGAATGAGATTGCTGATGCCCAGCCCGGTGTTCTGGCAGAAGCTCTCGACTTGAAAAATAAGCCCAAGCTGACTGACGGTGCCGAGACCAAGCCTGCCCctgtcaaggctgttgagccaGAAGTGGAAGACAAGTCAGTGACGGGAATTCACGTTGCCAcagttgagaaggatggcaAGGTAAAATTCGAGGACAACAAGGATCTCAAGGAGTTCATACGATAA
- a CDS encoding tRNA (guanine-N(1)-)-methyltransferase has product MEPTTSEGETGQPHHQETPSLPENSANTGHSEQTVTTDSHTKPTDNVPLTEGSTIPQKRPADDEAAEPMSKNALKRLRKQQQWEAGKEERKQKRKDSRVARKVRKREERAALIAQGIDPNANKQQKPPSVNVPVTLIFDCDFEQYMREKELISLGSQITRSYSENKNARYRTHIFVSGWNGKLAERFHQILDDKHKNWKGIDFVDGDFIECAKQAREKMKDPSDHMVDQLQRSLDNKIPWVRDEKDPLPLPDPEPEPSPEYQDIVYLSSDSPYTLERLEPNTSYVIGGLVDKNREKGLCYKRARERGIRTARLPIGQYMVMQSRTVLATNHVVEIMLKWLEYENWGDAFLSVIPKRKGGHLRDQMGDSGEAEEAEGAVVEEVEEEDQEIKDPDAEETTPQTNTPEVEAPSK; this is encoded by the coding sequence ATGGAACCAACAACAAGTGAAGGAGAGACAggtcaacctcatcatcaggAAACACCTTCACTACCAGAAAACTCAGCCAACACTGGACATAGTGAGCAAACAGTCACCACCGACTCTCACACAAAGCCAACAGATAATGTGCCCCTTACAGAGGGCTCAACTATTCCTCAAAAACGGCCTGCGGATGACGAAGCCGCCGAGCCTATGTCCAAGAACGCTCTGAAGCGTTTGAGAAAACAGCAGCAATGGGAAGCCGGAAAAGAGGAGCGCAAGCAGAAGCGAAAGGATAGCCGAGTCGCACGCAAAGTCCGCAAGCGTGAAGAAAGGGCAGCGCTTATCGCCCAGGGCATTGATCCAAACGCCAATAAGCAGCAGAAACCTCCTTCAGTTAACGTGCCTGTCACACTCATCTTCGACTGTGACTTTGAGCAGTACATGCGTGAGAAGGAGCTCATTTCACTCGGCAGCCAAATCACCAGGTCATACTCAGAGAACAAAAATGCGAGATATCGCACACACATCTTCGTTTCGGGTTGGAATGGAAAACTGGCTGAGCGGTTCCACCAGATCCTCGATGACAAACACAAGAACTGGAAAGGGATTGACTTTGTGGACGGAGATTTTATCGAGTGTGCGAAGCAGGCTcgggagaagatgaaggaccCAAGCGACCACATGGTCGATCAACTCCAGAGGAGCTTGGACAACAAAATCCCATGGGTGAGGGACGAAAAGGACCCTCTCCCCTTGCCTGATCCCGAGCCAGAGCCCTCTCCTGAATACCAGGACATCGTTTACCTATCATCAGACTCACCTTACACACTCGAACGCCTCGAGCCCAACACAAGCTATGTCATCGGCGGCCTCGTCGACAAGAACCGTGAAAAGGGGCTGTGCTACAAACGAGCAAGGGAACGTGGCATCCGAACGGCTCGGCTGCCTATCGGCCAGTACATGGTGATGCAGAGCCGGACGGTTCTAGCGACAAACCACGTCGTCGAGATCATGCTAAAGTGGCTTGAGTATGAGAACTGGGGCGATGCATTTTTGAGTGTCATCCCTAAGCGCAAGGGCGGTCACTTAAGAGACCAGATGGGCGATTCAGGtgaggcagaagaagctgagggGGCAGTggtcgaggaggttgaggaggaggatcaagagatcaaggaccctgatgctgaggagacCACTCCTCAAACCAATACCCCTGAAGTCGAAGCTCCCTCAAAGTAG
- a CDS encoding DNA primase small subunit, which produces MPHSIEAEAMSSPSNVKDEPTEETGISDETPNAPEADVKMNETEDVKKEAKQLEDLFDDVDSDEEFPSSAAVQPSSQVAPLFDAMTLKASDPEVMRSFYQRLFPWRYLFQWLNHSPTPTNDFGNREFAFTLQNDAYLRYQSFPTADMLRKDVLRLMPSRFEIGPVYTTNPRDRKQLRNSSAFKPLAKELCFDIDLTDYDDIRTCCDKANICNKCWQFMTMAIKVVDVALREDFGFKHIMWVYSGRRGAHAWVCDRKVRSMDDQKRRAIAGYLEVVKGGAQSGKKVNVRRPLHPHLARSLEILKTHFQEDVLDVQDPWASAEQSEKLLQLLPNQNLNESLRRKWDAAPGRASASKWADIDAVAKSGASKNLDARQLLEAKQDIVLEYTYPRLDIEVSKKLNHLLKSPFVVHPGTGRVCVPINTKNLEDFDPLGVPTVQDLLAEIDSWKGEEEEGGKGTADWEKTSLKPYIEQFRHFVNGLMKDEKDVKVKREREDESMDF; this is translated from the exons ATGCCCCATTCTATCGAAGCAGAAGCCATGTCATCCCCAAGTAACGTTAAGGACGAGCCTACGGAGGAGACAGGAATCTCTGATGAGACTCCTAATGCGCCGGAGGCTGATGTCAAAATGAACGAGACAGAAGAcgtcaagaaggaagccAAACAACTCGAGGACCTATTCGATGATGTCGACTCGGACGAGGAATTCCCCAGTTCTGCAGCTGTTCAGCCCAGCTCACAAGTTGCACCGCTTTT CGATGCTATGACATTGAAAGCCTCAGATCCTGAAGTCATGCGAAGCTTCTATCAGCGATTATTCCCATGGCGATACCTATTTCAGTGGCTCAATCACAGCCCAACCCCAACAAACGACTTTGGCAACCGAGAGTTCGCTTTCACCCTCCAGAACGATGCCTACCTCCGATACCAATCCTTCCCTACCGCCGATAT GCTTCGCAAGGACGTTCTCCGACTAATGCCCTCTCGTTTCGAAATCGGACCAGTGTACACCACCAATCCCCGCGACCGAAAGCAACTCCGCAACTCATCCGCCTTCAAGCCCCTCGCGAAAGAGCTATGTTTCGATATAGATTTGACAGATTACGATGATATTCGAACATGCTGTGATAAGGCGAATATCTGCAACAAGTGTTGGCAGTTCATGACAATGGCTATTAAAGTGGTAGATGTTGCGCTGAGGGAAGACTTTGGCTTCAAGCATATCATGTGGGTGTACTCAGGACGACGAGGTGCTCACGCCTGGGTTTGCGATAGGAAGGTTCGAAGCATGGACGATCAGAAGAGAAGAGCAATTGCAGGCTACCTAGAGGTGGTCAAGGGAGGTGCTCAGAGCGGAAAGAAGGTGAATGTGAGGAGGCCATTGCATCCTCATTTAGC GCGAAGCCTGGAGATCCTGAAAACTCATTTCCAAGAAGACGTTCTTGATGTCCAAGACCCATGGGCTTCTGCTGAGCAATCCGAGAAGCTGCTACAGCTTCTTCCAAACCAGAACCTCAACGAATCACTACGAAGGAAATGGGATGCTGCTCCAGGACGTGCATCAGCCTCAAAATGGGCAGACATTGACGCAGTAGCAAAGTCGGGCGCCAGCAAAAACCTCGACGCCAGACAGCTCCTTGAAGCCAAGCAGGACATTGTCTTGGAGTACACCTACCCTCGACTGGATATTGAAGTCAGCAAGAAACTCAACCATTTGCTGAAGAGTCCTTTTGTCGTGCATCCCGGTACTGGCCGAGTTTGTGTGCCCATTAACACGAAGAATCTCGAGGACTTTGATCCTCTAGGTGTGCCTACGGTGCAGGATCTTTTGGCGGAGATCGACTCCTggaagggagaggaggaggagggtggTAAAGGCACAGCTGACTGGGAAAAGACAAGCCTGAAGCCATATATTGAGCAGTTCAGACACTTTGTTAATGGTTTgatgaaggatgagaaggatgtaAAGGTTAAGCGGGAGCGGGAGGATGAAAGCATGGACTTTTAG